A single region of the Leptospira fainei serovar Hurstbridge str. BUT 6 genome encodes:
- a CDS encoding PilZ domain-containing protein, producing the protein MKYKRERERIISKELSELSATLIYEDISISGSVANISEIGMGILVQDESKASPTVGSPVSGKITGEVFGELDFEGIIVRNEKGNNLNATNYIIGIKFTSEISLPDRVIALSLTIDE; encoded by the coding sequence ATGAAATATAAAAGGGAACGTGAACGAATAATTTCGAAAGAGCTGTCGGAGCTATCTGCAACGTTAATTTACGAAGATATATCTATATCGGGATCTGTCGCGAATATCTCCGAGATCGGAATGGGTATTTTAGTGCAAGATGAGTCAAAGGCTTCACCGACCGTCGGATCTCCCGTATCCGGAAAAATAACGGGAGAAGTATTCGGCGAGCTCGATTTTGAAGGGATTATCGTTAGAAATGAGAAAGGCAATAATCTCAATGCAACTAATTATATTATTGGAATAAAGTTTACGTCTGAAATTTCGCTACCTGATAGAGTGATTGCCTTAAGCTTAACGATAGACGAGTGA